In Laspinema palackyanum D2c, a genomic segment contains:
- a CDS encoding DUF3769 domain-containing protein — protein sequence MPYPVLPPPPPAIVTNVSPEPINSEAIAASVDDSAADLSVEIHPTPPETVVTEPEYGVSSAALLGPPLEISSPMRRVEPPVSVASKELEQSETPITEPSAKQLPDLESPTEKNPESEAIATLSISLRWTLRNAAALQDTSSPGESASVTETEPQTRDLYPEEEETAELPATTAEETAQTPELPVTTAQETDPESEKTDPEEAEIVVEVSPAGQNATPPMIAPADTVELKADRQEFDNERQIVTGEGNARMRGRGAAIDGERLQVNLESQVAIAEGDAVYAKGQQVLQGDRIEYDLVQNRGGIDGAKGDIFTPTTAEDFSPNLPTDVSAAALQQQDIMDRLRAGEPPRRITPAGGITFGGGGGSLPTSGGTIDRFRFEADRLNFNDLGWEGTNVRMTNDPFSPPELELRSPRATFRPISPLQDEIFAKSPRLVFDDRISIPLLRERIILDRSDQDPSLVRFGYDQEDRGGVYAETTVIPLGGSGPVQINLIPQYYIQRTLTDGIGTPSRLFGLKARLAANPTPTTSIVGEARFTDFDFNDEEENLRGTLRVRQMVGTHAVSGEYNYRDRLFNGSLGYQTVHQNVGLVVTSPAIALGGTGINLSYQASAQYINADSDRPDLLPLVRDNNRLDSSRFQASAAVSRGFLLWQGKALPRTRTEGLRYTPAPVVPYVRLFGGLTGVASIYGSDDTQNALTGSIGIQGQFGHFSRRWLDYTGFNVSLSRIWKDGESPFLFDRIADSKVLTAGITQQVYGPFRVGVQTSFNLDTGERINTDLSMEYSRRTYAVNLRFSPEREVGSVSLQLNNFSWFGSGNQFSPTGDR from the coding sequence ATGCCTTACCCGGTTCTGCCTCCCCCACCCCCTGCTATTGTTACAAATGTTTCCCCCGAACCTATTAATTCGGAGGCGATCGCCGCTTCAGTGGATGATTCCGCAGCCGACTTGTCCGTAGAAATTCATCCCACGCCACCGGAAACCGTAGTCACTGAACCCGAGTACGGAGTCAGTTCTGCCGCGCTTTTAGGTCCACCGTTAGAAATCTCCTCACCGATGAGACGGGTTGAACCCCCGGTGAGTGTGGCATCCAAAGAATTAGAACAATCTGAAACCCCCATAACCGAACCCTCGGCGAAGCAACTCCCCGATCTGGAATCTCCTACAGAAAAAAACCCAGAGTCTGAGGCGATCGCGACGTTATCCATTAGTTTGAGATGGACCCTGCGTAACGCTGCTGCCTTACAAGACACTTCATCCCCTGGGGAATCGGCATCGGTGACCGAAACCGAACCCCAGACTCGGGATTTGTATCCTGAGGAGGAGGAAACCGCCGAACTCCCGGCGACAACAGCCGAGGAAACAGCGCAAACCCCTGAACTCCCGGTGACAACGGCACAAGAAACAGACCCGGAATCAGAGAAAACAGACCCGGAAGAGGCTGAAATTGTGGTGGAAGTTTCACCTGCTGGGCAAAATGCCACACCACCGATGATCGCCCCAGCGGATACGGTGGAATTAAAAGCCGATCGCCAGGAGTTCGATAACGAACGGCAAATTGTCACCGGAGAAGGCAATGCCAGAATGAGAGGGCGGGGCGCAGCAATCGACGGCGAACGCCTACAAGTTAATTTAGAATCCCAGGTGGCGATCGCCGAGGGAGATGCAGTATATGCCAAAGGACAGCAAGTCCTCCAAGGCGATCGCATTGAATATGACCTCGTGCAGAATCGCGGCGGCATTGATGGGGCCAAAGGAGATATTTTTACCCCCACCACAGCGGAAGACTTTTCCCCCAACCTCCCCACGGATGTCTCCGCTGCCGCCTTGCAACAACAGGATATCATGGACCGACTCCGGGCCGGAGAACCCCCCAGGCGAATAACTCCCGCCGGGGGTATCACCTTTGGCGGGGGGGGCGGAAGTCTTCCCACCTCGGGTGGAACCATCGATCGCTTTCGCTTTGAAGCCGATCGCCTGAATTTCAATGATTTGGGGTGGGAAGGGACCAATGTCCGGATGACTAACGATCCGTTTTCTCCTCCAGAGTTGGAATTGCGATCGCCCCGGGCCACTTTTCGTCCCATCTCGCCATTACAGGATGAAATTTTTGCCAAAAGTCCGCGTTTAGTCTTTGACGATCGCATCTCGATTCCTTTATTAAGAGAACGAATCATTCTCGATCGCAGTGATCAAGACCCCTCCTTAGTTCGCTTCGGCTATGATCAAGAAGACCGAGGCGGCGTTTATGCCGAAACCACCGTGATTCCCCTCGGAGGCAGCGGACCCGTTCAAATTAATTTAATTCCGCAATATTATATTCAACGGACCTTGACCGATGGCATTGGCACCCCCTCCCGCTTATTTGGACTCAAAGCGCGGTTGGCGGCGAATCCGACTCCGACGACTTCCATTGTGGGAGAGGCCAGGTTTACGGATTTTGATTTTAATGACGAAGAGGAGAATTTGCGGGGGACATTGCGGGTCCGGCAGATGGTGGGAACTCATGCGGTATCGGGAGAATATAATTATCGCGATCGCCTGTTTAATGGGTCCTTGGGATATCAAACCGTGCATCAAAATGTCGGATTAGTGGTGACTTCTCCCGCCATTGCCCTAGGGGGAACCGGCATCAATTTGAGCTATCAAGCCAGTGCACAATATATTAATGCCGATAGCGATCGCCCGGACCTTCTCCCCCTAGTTCGGGATAACAATCGCCTTGACTCTAGCCGATTTCAAGCCTCTGCTGCCGTTTCTCGGGGCTTTTTACTCTGGCAAGGAAAAGCCTTACCCCGGACAAGGACTGAAGGATTGCGTTATACTCCTGCACCCGTGGTTCCCTACGTCCGACTCTTTGGCGGATTAACAGGAGTTGCTAGTATTTATGGTTCCGATGATACTCAAAATGCCCTCACCGGAAGCATTGGCATTCAAGGGCAATTTGGGCATTTTTCCCGGCGCTGGCTGGACTACACCGGGTTTAATGTGAGTTTGTCGCGCATTTGGAAAGATGGGGAATCGCCCTTTTTATTCGACCGAATTGCGGATTCCAAGGTCCTCACGGCAGGGATCACTCAACAAGTCTATGGACCGTTTAGAGTGGGGGTACAAACCTCGTTTAATTTGGATACTGGGGAACGAATTAATACGGATTTATCGATGGAATATAGTCGCCGGACTTATGCGGTGAATCTGCGGTTTAGTCCAGAACGAGAAGTGGGTTCAGTGAGTCTGCAACTGAATAATTTTAGTTGGTTCGGGAGTGGGAATCAATTTTCCCCAACGGGCGATCGCTAA
- a CDS encoding photosystem II reaction center protein I, translated as MVTLKIVVYVVVSFFVALFVFGFLNGDPARNPKRRDLE; from the coding sequence ATGGTGACCCTTAAAATCGTAGTTTATGTTGTTGTCTCGTTCTTCGTGGCCTTATTTGTCTTTGGCTTTCTGAACGGAGACCCGGCCCGTAACCCAAAACGGCGCGACCTCGAATAA
- a CDS encoding alpha-mannosidase, with the protein MAAPNSKITGSIEKLRQLTQVNAIGSWRYQIADLSVEEGTAADTWDQWQRATLNEKGHIPWTQGQQTIWLGLRYQVPDQLQGYPLAGLTLRLALTWWADEAQIFVNGELVQEGDLFDCVTRVMIIEEVEPGQGIDIALRLVSPGHDCGALVRSLWIYEKSYEQSYESCIDPGFIADELAVIGKYWGISSDAETKLQQLQTQIEAIAWNSLPDDVPQFEQSLAELRTKLKQEFQQTSKLFLLGHAHLDLAWLWPIAETWDVAEFTFASVLDLMAGFPHLTFGHSTAALYAWIEDNCPDLFADIQGEVAAGRWEVLGGLWVEPELNIISGESISRQLLYGQQYCLEKFGKLSPVAWLPDTFGFCGQLPQLLKQGGIEYFVTQKLRWNDTTEFPYPIFWWESPDGTQIFSLMSAPIGTGIDPVQMADYACDWEQKTGLKESLWLPGVGDHGGGPTRDMLEVGDRWRQSPFFPAMEFTTAENYLRQLQQQGEFPVWRDELYLEFHRGCYTTHGDQKQWNRRCEGLLYEAELWAAVATRVTGTEYPKGQIEAAWKAVLFNQFHDILPGSSIPEVYLDANLGWQEAEEQGREVLEQAFAAIASQVAGVPPAALRSVQPLIVFNSLNWQRSQVVSLELPEPAATGMEWQVYDSEGNPVRSQLTTTHLLFECLDIPSIGYHVFWLGQSELNPISSSPEPDDKFILETDKLRVIIDPETGNLSSIYDKINNWETLKEPGNKLQAFADKGQYWDAWNIDPNYSQHPLPPATLKQIHWLERGELQQRVQVIRQLGQSDFIQEYILQADSPWVKIATTVNWQDRNVMVKAAFPLTIEADFVTYETPCGVVERTTRPETPTEKAKWEVPALKWADLSGEKVGVSLLNDCKYGYDATPNQLRLTLLRASNWPDPEADLGWHQFTYCIYPHGGNWQSAKTVRQGYELNLPLQVRLIESVLEQGEKTLGLQGSFLQLSGESLVLMAFKQSEMDETKWIMRCYESEGKLTKLAVEEEWNSLQKVDLLEENLDQVWVKGEVVPISPWKVVSFQLGD; encoded by the coding sequence ATGGCAGCTCCAAACAGTAAAATAACCGGATCAATTGAGAAACTGCGGCAACTGACTCAGGTGAATGCGATCGGTAGTTGGCGATACCAAATTGCCGATTTATCCGTGGAGGAAGGGACAGCAGCGGACACCTGGGACCAGTGGCAGAGGGCCACACTGAACGAGAAAGGACATATCCCCTGGACTCAAGGGCAGCAGACGATCTGGTTAGGGTTGCGATATCAGGTTCCGGACCAGTTGCAGGGGTATCCCCTGGCGGGATTAACCTTGCGCTTGGCCCTAACTTGGTGGGCAGATGAGGCCCAAATTTTTGTGAATGGGGAGTTAGTCCAAGAGGGGGATTTATTTGATTGTGTGACCCGGGTGATGATTATCGAAGAAGTAGAACCGGGTCAGGGGATTGATATTGCTTTAAGATTAGTTAGTCCCGGACATGACTGCGGGGCATTAGTGCGATCGCTGTGGATTTATGAAAAAAGCTATGAACAGAGTTATGAAAGTTGCATTGATCCGGGGTTTATTGCGGACGAATTAGCGGTAATTGGCAAGTATTGGGGAATTTCATCCGATGCGGAGACGAAATTGCAGCAATTACAGACCCAGATTGAGGCGATCGCCTGGAATAGCTTACCCGATGATGTTCCTCAATTTGAACAGTCCCTGGCTGAATTGCGAACCAAGTTGAAACAAGAATTTCAACAAACCAGTAAACTGTTTTTATTGGGGCACGCCCATTTAGACCTAGCCTGGTTGTGGCCCATTGCCGAAACCTGGGATGTTGCAGAGTTTACCTTTGCCTCCGTTTTGGATTTAATGGCAGGATTTCCTCACCTCACCTTTGGACATTCCACCGCCGCCCTCTATGCTTGGATTGAAGACAACTGCCCAGATTTATTTGCAGACATTCAAGGCGAAGTTGCAGCAGGACGCTGGGAAGTCTTAGGTGGATTGTGGGTGGAACCGGAATTAAATATTATTAGCGGTGAGTCTATTTCCCGACAACTGTTATATGGACAACAGTATTGTTTAGAAAAATTTGGGAAACTCTCTCCTGTGGCATGGCTTCCAGATACCTTTGGATTCTGTGGACAATTGCCGCAATTGTTAAAACAAGGAGGCATCGAATATTTCGTCACCCAAAAATTGCGATGGAATGATACTACGGAATTTCCCTATCCTATTTTCTGGTGGGAATCCCCCGATGGAACGCAAATTTTTAGTTTAATGTCCGCCCCAATTGGCACCGGAATTGACCCGGTGCAAATGGCGGATTATGCTTGTGATTGGGAACAAAAAACGGGACTAAAAGAGAGTTTATGGTTACCCGGAGTGGGAGATCATGGCGGGGGTCCGACTCGCGATATGTTAGAAGTTGGCGATCGCTGGCGGCAGTCGCCCTTTTTCCCGGCAATGGAATTTACCACCGCTGAGAACTATTTGCGCCAGTTGCAACAGCAGGGAGAGTTTCCGGTATGGAGGGATGAATTATATCTGGAATTTCATCGCGGCTGTTATACGACTCACGGCGACCAAAAACAATGGAATCGCCGTTGTGAGGGGTTATTATATGAGGCGGAATTATGGGCGGCAGTCGCTACCCGGGTGACGGGAACAGAGTATCCCAAAGGGCAAATTGAAGCCGCTTGGAAAGCGGTATTATTCAATCAATTTCACGATATTTTACCCGGTTCCTCGATTCCGGAGGTGTATCTGGATGCGAATCTCGGTTGGCAGGAGGCGGAAGAACAGGGACGGGAAGTGTTAGAACAAGCATTTGCGGCGATCGCCTCACAAGTTGCGGGAGTTCCTCCTGCTGCCTTGCGATCGGTTCAACCGCTGATAGTGTTTAACTCTCTCAATTGGCAGCGATCGCAAGTGGTTTCCCTAGAATTACCCGAACCCGCTGCAACTGGGATGGAATGGCAAGTGTATGATAGTGAGGGAAATCCAGTGCGATCGCAACTCACCACCACTCATCTCCTGTTTGAATGCCTCGATATTCCCTCCATTGGCTATCACGTTTTTTGGTTAGGGCAATCCGAACTCAATCCCATTTCTTCATCTCCAGAACCCGATGACAAATTTATCCTAGAAACTGACAAATTGCGAGTTATAATTGACCCAGAAACCGGCAATCTTAGCAGCATTTATGATAAAATAAATAATTGGGAAACTCTCAAAGAACCGGGCAACAAACTCCAAGCCTTTGCAGATAAAGGCCAATATTGGGATGCCTGGAATATTGACCCCAATTATAGCCAACATCCGCTTCCCCCTGCTACTCTAAAACAGATTCACTGGCTAGAACGAGGGGAATTGCAACAACGAGTGCAAGTGATTCGCCAATTGGGACAATCGGACTTTATTCAAGAGTATATCCTCCAAGCGGACTCCCCCTGGGTAAAAATTGCCACCACCGTGAATTGGCAAGACCGTAATGTAATGGTAAAAGCCGCATTTCCCCTGACCATTGAAGCGGATTTTGTCACCTATGAAACCCCTTGTGGTGTAGTGGAACGAACCACCCGACCCGAAACACCGACAGAAAAAGCCAAATGGGAAGTTCCGGCTTTAAAATGGGCCGATTTGAGTGGAGAAAAGGTGGGAGTCAGTCTCCTCAATGATTGTAAATATGGTTACGATGCCACCCCCAATCAACTGCGTTTAACCCTCCTACGCGCTTCCAATTGGCCGGACCCGGAGGCGGATTTAGGGTGGCATCAATTCACCTATTGCATTTATCCACATGGGGGAAATTGGCAGTCCGCCAAAACCGTCCGGCAGGGGTATGAATTGAATTTACCCTTGCAGGTTCGTTTGATAGAGTCAGTCTTGGAACAGGGGGAAAAAACTTTAGGTTTGCAGGGGAGTTTTTTACAGTTGTCGGGAGAGAGTCTGGTTTTGATGGCATTCAAGCAGTCGGAAATGGATGAAACCAAATGGATTATGCGGTGTTATGAATCGGAAGGGAAACTGACAAAATTAGCGGTTGAGGAGGAGTGGAATAGTTTGCAAAAGGTGGATTTATTAGAAGAAAATTTAGATCAGGTTTGGGTTAAGGGGGAGGTTGTGCCGATTTCTCCTTGGAAGGTGGTGAGTTTTCAATTAGGGGATTGA
- a CDS encoding DUF2382 domain-containing protein gives MMLYKIEDFYPNYRNDLFDGDDIKGYDVYAANNDEKIGHVDDALVDESGYFRYLVIDTGFWVFGKRVLIPIGRCRVDNDHNRIYAMGLETKEQAEQLPEYHEDTVVDRHYEQNVRSVYGVPSVENSAAVEDSPPVEGSGVAATATGRQVTSPTLPPLPNRTTTTRETDRVVAHDDEYYGYDREPSLYNTSDVDHKKFKLYEERLVAHKHREKTGEVLVSKRVVTEQAKTSIPVENEKVVVEVREAVGTEQNIPAGEVAFNDTEIARVEVYNEKADIHKEAFVREEVEIHKEVERNTVQAEETLRHEELEVKREGNPIVEDKKRR, from the coding sequence ATGATGCTTTACAAAATTGAAGATTTTTATCCCAACTACCGGAATGATTTGTTTGATGGGGATGATATTAAAGGCTATGACGTTTATGCCGCCAACAACGATGAAAAAATTGGTCACGTTGATGATGCCTTAGTCGATGAATCTGGTTATTTTCGTTATCTCGTCATTGATACCGGATTTTGGGTGTTTGGAAAACGGGTCTTGATTCCCATCGGGCGTTGCCGAGTTGATAACGATCACAACCGGATTTATGCAATGGGTTTAGAAACCAAAGAACAAGCCGAACAACTGCCGGAATACCATGAAGATACCGTAGTCGATCGCCATTACGAGCAAAATGTGCGATCGGTTTATGGCGTTCCTAGCGTGGAAAATTCTGCCGCAGTAGAAGACAGTCCTCCGGTAGAAGGGTCCGGTGTAGCGGCAACCGCCACGGGTCGCCAGGTGACGTCCCCGACCCTCCCCCCGCTTCCAAACCGGACAACGACTACCCGGGAAACCGATCGCGTCGTTGCTCACGATGACGAGTATTATGGTTACGATCGCGAACCTTCTCTCTACAATACAAGCGATGTAGATCATAAAAAATTCAAGCTTTATGAAGAACGCCTCGTCGCACACAAACACCGCGAAAAAACCGGGGAAGTTTTAGTCAGCAAACGAGTCGTCACTGAACAAGCAAAGACTTCTATTCCCGTTGAAAATGAAAAAGTTGTTGTGGAAGTCCGCGAAGCCGTAGGGACTGAACAAAATATTCCAGCAGGTGAAGTGGCTTTTAATGACACGGAAATTGCTCGGGTCGAAGTCTATAACGAGAAGGCCGACATTCACAAGGAAGCATTCGTGCGAGAGGAAGTCGAAATTCACAAAGAAGTCGAACGCAATACGGTTCAAGCCGAAGAAACTCTGCGTCACGAAGAATTAGAAGTCAAGCGTGAAGGAAATCCAATTGTTGAGGATAAAAAGCGCCGCTAA
- a CDS encoding S-layer homology domain-containing protein, producing the protein MVFSLKWPLAILSSIILGVTAGITVPDLWNVETASAQGQQPQKQPQKQPQQKSSFPDVQPNYWASPFIEGLAQEEIVLGYPDGTFRPNQNIERDEFAALIRKAFDVTEKRQISSGSEFNDVPENHWAVPAIEEAYQGGFMDAFSNNKLFYPQREMTRAEAITSLAQGLQLVQVRPPATADQTGDRSPSRRTRRPVAKRQLAFPVAFTAMMQPFLLIQRANAQPPAQPGTAVEEPTQQSFATEQPTPDLTAYYTDADRVPAEATDPILAATQANIVVNHPDPAVLNPTEFLSRGSAAAMIYQSLVHAGRMEPLPENSAANQYIVEPPAEKQP; encoded by the coding sequence ATGGTTTTTTCATTGAAATGGCCCCTCGCCATCCTCAGTTCTATTATTCTCGGCGTGACAGCCGGGATTACCGTTCCGGATCTGTGGAACGTAGAAACCGCTTCCGCACAGGGTCAACAACCGCAAAAACAACCGCAAAAACAACCCCAACAAAAAAGCTCCTTCCCCGATGTCCAACCCAATTATTGGGCGAGCCCGTTTATTGAAGGGTTAGCTCAAGAAGAAATTGTGCTAGGATATCCGGACGGAACCTTTAGACCCAATCAAAATATCGAGCGGGACGAGTTTGCGGCACTCATTCGCAAAGCCTTTGATGTGACCGAGAAACGGCAAATTTCCAGTGGTAGTGAGTTTAATGATGTTCCCGAAAATCATTGGGCAGTTCCGGCGATCGAGGAAGCCTATCAAGGTGGTTTTATGGACGCCTTTTCTAATAATAAGTTATTCTATCCCCAGCGAGAAATGACGCGAGCCGAGGCGATTACCTCCTTAGCACAAGGTTTACAACTGGTGCAAGTTCGTCCACCGGCTACGGCTGATCAAACTGGCGATCGCTCTCCCTCACGTCGGACAAGACGCCCAGTTGCCAAACGGCAACTCGCATTCCCCGTGGCGTTTACCGCCATGATGCAACCGTTCCTCTTAATTCAGCGAGCTAACGCACAACCTCCGGCACAACCCGGAACCGCCGTCGAGGAACCCACTCAACAATCCTTTGCCACCGAACAACCGACTCCGGATTTAACCGCCTATTATACTGATGCCGATCGCGTTCCCGCCGAGGCAACTGACCCCATCTTAGCGGCAACCCAAGCGAATATCGTGGTCAATCATCCCGATCCAGCAGTCCTCAACCCCACCGAATTTCTGAGTCGGGGTTCCGCTGCTGCCATGATTTATCAAAGCTTAGTCCATGCCGGACGCATGGAACCGCTACCGGAAAATTCGGCCGCCAATCAATACATTGTAGAACCCCCAGCAGAGAAGCAACCCTAA
- a CDS encoding pentapeptide repeat-containing protein: protein MKRMSAEDLLNHYEAGQRDFLLLDLSGLDLRGASLPHINLMGVDLVGSDLSGADLSNADLSGADLTRANLSYSNLSGVELSHAIVGEATFTGVNLSGAILNGLILGREDAQGPNFSEANLTGARLVEVQLPTANFTGANLTAADLAYSHLTRANFSETFLLGTFLKQANLAGANFRRAQLFGTFFVEACLSEACFENASLNCVNFYHADLNQVNFDLTTDYKRLVMPTGYRGDRSKFRQLRENRQENVAVKPPVQAHSVHW from the coding sequence ATGAAACGAATGAGTGCTGAGGACCTGCTGAATCATTATGAAGCCGGACAACGTGACTTTTTGCTGTTGGATCTCAGTGGTTTAGATCTGCGCGGGGCTTCCTTACCCCATATTAATCTCATGGGCGTTGATCTCGTCGGGTCCGATCTTAGCGGTGCCGATTTGAGCAATGCAGACCTCAGTGGTGCTGATCTCACGCGGGCGAACCTGTCCTATTCCAATCTGAGTGGAGTTGAACTCTCTCACGCGATCGTGGGTGAAGCGACCTTTACCGGAGTCAACCTCTCCGGGGCCATCCTCAATGGTCTAATTTTAGGCAGGGAAGATGCCCAGGGACCGAATTTCAGCGAAGCCAATTTAACCGGGGCCAGGTTAGTCGAGGTTCAGTTACCCACGGCCAATTTCACGGGGGCTAATCTCACCGCTGCGGACTTGGCCTATTCTCATCTCACTAGGGCTAACTTTTCCGAGACCTTTTTGCTGGGAACATTCCTTAAACAAGCCAATCTAGCGGGAGCCAATTTCAGACGCGCTCAGTTGTTCGGCACTTTTTTTGTAGAAGCTTGTTTAAGTGAGGCTTGTTTTGAGAATGCCTCGCTCAACTGTGTGAATTTCTATCATGCCGATTTAAACCAGGTTAACTTTGACCTCACCACCGATTACAAACGCCTCGTCATGCCAACCGGCTACCGAGGCGATCGCTCTAAATTCCGCCAGTTAAGAGAAAATCGCCAAGAGAATGTAGCCGTTAAACCCCCAGTTCAAGCACATTCCGTTCATTGGTGA
- a CDS encoding WD40 repeat domain-containing protein — translation MANHPTQPVHAQAAIADIEARIDTLTTAVKQGPSGLEQVIKALKDESEPVQRAAYLLLRNRPELEVRKALQDYNPYRFFKCIRTMGGHSSRIYSVAISPNGRLVASGSNDNTIKLWNLETGEELGILSGHSDWVDSVAFSPDGRFLASGSGDATLKLWTINEENSPKIASLKQTLTGHSRWVTSVTFSPDSQLLVSGSKDNTIKLWNVETGEELRTLEGHYDWVYSVAFSPDGKQLVSGGDSTVKLWNIDTGEELQTFTGHRDWVYSVAFSPDGEQIASGSEDGTIKLWSVSDPRAIATLTGHTSGVNAVTFSLEGRLLITASADDTVQLWNVETGKIPENSALKTLRGHGEWVSSLAIAPDGRRLISGSGDRTLKVWSLETGEELRTLGGDAEWVDSVVFTPDGQMVGSGSGGDTAKWNLHSGEELRSLSGISSWVEDIAVSPDGSRVASGSEDGLVKIWSLHSGVLAILLSGHSEGVWSVTFSPDSKLLASGSGDETIKIWNLQTGKEIRTLRGHSYRVDAVAMHPKLPILASGSADETIKLWNLDTGEEITTLEGHSDAVSSVLFSPDGESLASSSMDGTIKLWNWNTSEELGTLEGHADAVNSISFSPTGKTIASGCEDGSIKLWNLSTCEERGTLSAHSDPVNSVAFSRDGYQLASGSADSTLKIWHLRTGKEFRMFSGHSNWVNAVAFSPSTSHFIVSGSADGTVKVWGVE, via the coding sequence ATGGCAAATCATCCAACTCAGCCAGTCCATGCTCAGGCGGCGATCGCAGATATCGAAGCAAGAATCGATACCCTCACCACGGCTGTAAAGCAGGGACCCTCGGGATTAGAGCAGGTCATCAAGGCATTAAAGGACGAATCAGAACCCGTGCAGCGTGCGGCCTATTTGCTGCTGCGAAATCGGCCCGAACTAGAGGTTCGCAAAGCCTTACAAGACTATAACCCCTATCGCTTTTTTAAGTGCATCCGCACGATGGGGGGACATTCCAGCCGGATTTATTCCGTGGCGATTAGTCCCAATGGCCGGTTGGTAGCCAGTGGCAGCAATGACAATACCATTAAACTCTGGAATCTGGAAACCGGAGAAGAACTCGGCATTCTCAGTGGACATTCCGATTGGGTGGATTCCGTTGCCTTTAGTCCCGATGGTCGTTTCCTCGCTAGTGGCAGTGGAGATGCCACCCTCAAACTCTGGACCATCAACGAGGAAAATTCTCCCAAAATAGCCTCCCTCAAACAGACCCTCACCGGCCATTCCCGGTGGGTCACCTCGGTCACCTTTAGTCCCGATAGCCAACTCCTGGTGTCCGGTTCCAAGGATAATACGATTAAACTGTGGAATGTTGAGACTGGGGAAGAACTCAGAACCCTAGAGGGTCATTACGACTGGGTATATTCCGTCGCCTTTAGTCCCGATGGTAAACAGTTGGTCAGTGGCGGAGACAGCACGGTTAAATTATGGAATATTGACACCGGGGAAGAATTACAGACCTTTACGGGACATCGTGACTGGGTGTATTCCGTCGCCTTTAGTCCCGATGGAGAGCAGATTGCCAGTGGCAGTGAAGATGGCACGATTAAACTGTGGAGTGTGAGTGACCCGAGGGCGATCGCTACCCTCACCGGCCATACTTCGGGAGTCAACGCGGTAACGTTCAGTCTGGAGGGACGGTTGCTGATCACTGCCAGTGCGGATGATACGGTGCAACTGTGGAACGTAGAAACGGGGAAAATCCCTGAGAATTCAGCCTTAAAAACCCTCAGAGGACATGGGGAGTGGGTCAGTTCCCTGGCGATCGCTCCTGATGGTCGCCGATTAATCAGCGGCAGCGGCGATCGCACCCTGAAAGTCTGGAGTTTAGAAACCGGGGAAGAACTCCGCACCCTGGGAGGAGACGCCGAGTGGGTGGATTCCGTCGTTTTTACCCCCGATGGTCAAATGGTCGGCAGTGGCAGTGGCGGAGATACCGCCAAATGGAACCTGCACAGTGGCGAAGAATTGCGATCGCTCAGTGGCATCTCTAGCTGGGTCGAAGACATCGCCGTCAGTCCCGACGGCAGTCGCGTCGCCAGTGGCAGTGAAGATGGACTCGTCAAAATCTGGAGTCTCCACAGTGGCGTCCTCGCCATCCTCCTCTCCGGACATTCCGAAGGCGTCTGGTCCGTTACCTTCAGTCCCGATAGCAAACTCCTCGCCTCTGGCAGCGGTGACGAAACCATCAAAATCTGGAACCTGCAAACCGGCAAAGAAATTCGCACCCTACGCGGTCATTCCTATCGCGTTGATGCCGTCGCCATGCATCCGAAACTTCCCATTTTAGCCAGTGGGTCCGCCGATGAAACCATCAAACTCTGGAACCTGGACACCGGAGAAGAAATTACCACCTTAGAAGGCCATTCCGATGCCGTATCCTCGGTTCTGTTCAGTCCCGATGGGGAATCTTTAGCCAGTAGCAGCATGGATGGCACCATCAAACTCTGGAACTGGAATACCTCTGAAGAACTCGGCACCCTAGAGGGTCATGCTGATGCGGTTAATTCCATCAGTTTTAGTCCCACCGGCAAAACCATCGCCAGTGGCTGTGAAGATGGCTCCATCAAACTCTGGAACTTAAGTACCTGTGAGGAACGCGGTACCCTTTCGGCTCATTCAGACCCCGTTAATTCCGTCGCCTTCAGTCGCGATGGTTATCAATTGGCGAGTGGCAGTGCAGACAGTACCCTCAAAATCTGGCATCTGCGAACGGGGAAAGAATTCCGGATGTTTTCAGGCCATTCTAACTGGGTCAATGCAGTGGCGTTCAGTCCCTCCACTTCCCATTTCATCGTCAGTGGCAGCGCTGATGGGACGGTTAAAGTTTGGGGAGTGGAGTGA